In one Streptomyces sp. NBC_01288 genomic region, the following are encoded:
- a CDS encoding IS3 family transposase, whose protein sequence is MLDDAFTGVQGELGITAACRLTGRSRATHYRRLRPPTERKPRKPQVQPSSLTPDERAAVLEMMNSDEYAEMPPAQIWARELDAGRYHCSVSTMYRILREKGQSGERRRQATHPAKTVPELVATGPSQVFTWDITKAAGPAKGIWYHAYVIIDIFSRYVVGHTVERAESALRAEELIRETITRNGIVPETVHADRGTSMTSKKVSQMLIDLGVTRSHSRPKTSNDNPYSEAHFKTTKYMSDYPERFDSLAHAREWFEAFIAYYNHEHRHSGIGWHTPASVHFGTAEEVRDQRAVTLAEAYACHPERFGRRPRPPRIPQQAWINDPAKRRESAPQTS, encoded by the coding sequence GTGCTCGACGACGCGTTCACCGGTGTCCAGGGCGAACTGGGCATCACGGCCGCGTGCCGGCTGACCGGCCGCTCCCGGGCCACCCACTACCGCCGGCTGCGGCCCCCGACCGAGCGAAAACCCAGAAAACCGCAGGTCCAGCCCTCATCCCTCACACCCGATGAGCGGGCGGCGGTCCTGGAGATGATGAACAGCGACGAGTACGCCGAGATGCCGCCCGCGCAGATCTGGGCCCGCGAGCTGGATGCCGGGCGTTACCACTGTTCCGTCTCCACGATGTACCGGATCCTGCGCGAGAAGGGGCAGTCCGGCGAGCGCCGCCGCCAGGCCACCCACCCGGCGAAGACGGTGCCCGAGCTGGTCGCCACCGGGCCCTCGCAGGTGTTCACCTGGGACATCACCAAGGCGGCCGGACCGGCCAAGGGCATCTGGTATCACGCCTACGTCATCATCGACATCTTCAGCCGCTACGTCGTCGGCCACACCGTCGAGCGGGCCGAATCAGCGCTGCGGGCCGAGGAGTTGATCCGCGAGACCATCACACGCAACGGCATCGTGCCCGAGACCGTCCACGCGGACCGCGGCACCTCGATGACGAGCAAGAAGGTCTCCCAGATGCTGATCGACCTCGGCGTCACCCGGTCGCACTCGCGGCCGAAGACCTCCAACGACAACCCCTACAGCGAGGCCCACTTCAAGACCACGAAGTACATGTCCGACTACCCCGAACGGTTCGACTCGCTGGCCCATGCCCGTGAGTGGTTCGAGGCGTTCATCGCGTACTACAACCACGAGCACCGGCATTCGGGCATCGGCTGGCACACACCGGCCAGCGTGCATTTCGGCACCGCCGAGGAGGTCCGCGACCAGCGTGCCGTCACCCTCGCCGAGGCCTACGCCTGCCACCCCGAACGCTTCGGCCGCCGCCCCCGACCACCCCGGATACCTCAGCAGGCATGGATCAACGACCCGGCCAAACGCAGAGAGTCCGCACCACAAACCTCATAG